The DNA window ATATTAACGAAATGTTATCTCGTTTCGAAAAATTCAGATCAGCATGTGCTTCAGATGATGAAAAATATTGTAAGAACGTAGACCGAGGACCTGCTCATATGAAATGTATGAGAGAAAACGAAAGTAAACTATCCGCAGCATGTAAAGCGGCGCTTCCACCTCCTCCACCCGGAAATAGAATGTAAAGTTTGCGAAAACTAGGCAGGTAAAATTCCTGGATCGTATTCATCCGTAGGTAAAGGAGTACATCCAGGGATTTTGCTCCAATCCGGTTCATCCCCAATATGACGATAAGAATGGGTCCAGAGGATCCTATCTTTCAAAACTAAAAACACTCCGGGCATTCTAAGTAGATGCCTACCCTGGACGCCGTAAAAATTTCCTTTTGCAAGAGCACGTACCGCGCTTACCCAAACTTCCGGACCTGCTAATTCTATTAAATTGCCTTCCTGCACCTGAATAGATTCGTAAAAGGAAGCATTTGGATTTGAGATTGCTTTCGCTTCCGGCCAAAATCTGGAAAAAAATTCTTCTCCTTCTCTCACTGAGTCCGGATACACAAATAAAATAGGGGGAAACGCTGCCATTTCGGAGCTGAAAATGCGAAGGTCTTCCACAGTTTCTCTGCAAAATATACAACCAAGATGCCGTAAAAAAACG is part of the Leptospira andrefontaineae genome and encodes:
- a CDS encoding SelL-related redox protein, giving the protein MKFLPKEILESQVEGRNLTGPSFGDNLPQKPSLVVFLRHLGCIFCRETVEDLRIFSSEMAAFPPILFVYPDSVREGEEFFSRFWPEAKAISNPNASFYESIQVQEGNLIELAGPEVWVSAVRALAKGNFYGVQGRHLLRMPGVFLVLKDRILWTHSYRHIGDEPDWSKIPGCTPLPTDEYDPGILPA